The window TTTTCTTGCGCAGCTCGTCGATATCCTTTTGTCCTTCATCGACTTCGCCGAGCTCTTTTTGAATTGCCTTTAACTGTTCCCGGAGGTAATAGTCCCTTTGTGACTGTTGTACCTGATCCTGCACCTCGGTCTGAATCTTGTTCCGGAGTTGCTGGACATCGATCTCTTTGGCGAGAAACTGGTTGATCTTCTCCAGACGCGCGGCGACGTCAGCGGACTCGAGCAGGGTCTGCTTGTCGGTGGTGGTGAGGAACGGTAGCGACGAGGCGATGAAGTCCGCGGCGCGACTGGGCTCCTGGATGTTAGCCGCGATGGTCTGCAACTCATCGGACAGGGTCGGCGATGCGTTGACGATCTGCTGGAACTGGAAGATAACGTTGCGCTGCAGAGCCTCAACCGCTGACGATGCGGCAGCCTCGGCCGCCTCCACGTCCGCGACCGGCTCGACTTCAGCCATCAGAAACGGCTCCGTCTGGCTGAAACGGACGAGGCGCACGCGAGCGGTGCCTTCGGTGAAGACAAAGCGGCTCTGGTTCGGCATCTTCACGACCTTGTGGACGGTGGCGAGTGTGCCGTACTCGTACAACTGGTCGGGCTGCGGCGAGTCCACACGGGCGTCGCGCTGCGCCACGACTACGATAGTCCGTTGATCGCCCAAGGACTCAATCAGCTGAATCGAGCTTTCGCGGCCCACGGTCAACGGGAGCACGGCGTGGGGAAAAAGCACCGTATCGCGCACCGGCAATACGGGAATGGCCTTGGCGGCGGACTGGGTGAGCTCTAGTCCGGACTGGGAACTGGGCTGGGAATTGGAAGATGGATTGAACATTGCGCGTCCTCGTATCAACTTTCCTTATTAGACACTACACAAGCTTGAAAGTTTCAGAAAGGGATTTTCGATACCAGTTCCCTTGCTTCAAATCTCCTGGCGCATCAGGAGTTACGTAAAATCACCGCCCTCCCGTTCCATGTGAATGAACTGTGGCCTGGCTTCGCAGCTTGCAGACCCACTTCCAACGGGAAAAAGCTCCGCAGGCCGCCTAGAGGCAGTCAAGGGATGTATCGGCGCTCTGGTCGATTGCTTTATCTAAAGAAGGATGGCGGAATTGGCCGGAAATATCTGAAGTATTTGGAGATAGTGTAAGGGCTCGCTAATTACTTCCGGGGTTCGCCGCTCCGGCTGAGGCAATTTCAGAGTTAAACAAGCCGGACTGCCTGGAGACATAAGCCTTGAAGCCGCCCTTAGCGGGCGGCTTCGACGTAGCGCCCAAGTTCCTTGACCATGGAACAGTGGGTGCGGAGCGCCTCGATTGCGCGGGTGCCGTCTGCGGGGCTGTGGAGCTGGCAATCGACGTAAAACACGTACTCCCAGGGACGGCCATGGACTGGGCGGGACTCGATCTTGGTGAGGTTTGTGCCTTCCTTGGCCAGTTCCGAGAGCGCGGCAACCAATGTTCCAACCCGGTTTTCGACGGTAAACGCGAGGCTTAGCTTGTTCGCATGGGGGTTCGGTACTGCGTCGGCTAGCCGGCGGAGGTAAAAGAAGCGGGTGTAGTTTTCCGGATTGTCTTCGACGCCAGAGACGAGAATCTGAGCGCCGTAGTAGCTGGCCGCCTCTGCGCTCGCGATCGCCGCAGCGTGACGGTCGCGGAGCTCGACCAGTTGCTTTACGCTTCCCGCCGTATCGTAAAAGGCGAACGACTCCATCTTCGGATGTTCGGACAGAAAGCGCCGGCACTGCGCCAGGGCAACGGGGTGGGAAAAGACGCGGTCGATCTGGTTGAGGGATGCTCCGGAGATCGCGATCAGGTTGTGGCGGATGCGCAGCAGAGCCTCGCGGACTATGGTGACATCGTGCGTCAACATGAGGTCGAAGTGTTCTGTGACGGAACCGGCCAGCGAGTTCTCAATGGGGATGACAGCAGAGTCGACGTCGCACCGGGACAGAGCGGCGAAGGCCTCGGCGGAGAGGGAAAACGGGATGATGCGTGCGTCTTCGCCCATCTCGGCAGCCAGCCGGGTGGCAGCCTCGTGGCTGAAAGAGCCGGGTTCTCCCTGGATTGCGATCTTGGTCAAGATAAAAGGACACTCCTGCAAGGGATGCGGATCAATCTCTGGTTTGTTCTGGACCCTCGCGGGTGGAAAAACGCGTGTATCCGAAAAATATCATAGTGCTGGACAAGGATCTTGCCGCTTTTGGGTGATGCGCATTGGAGAAATGCCACTGAGACGCAAACACTAGTGCTTGAACCAAAGGTCGGCGGCTACAAACGCCAGAAAGACCGTGGCGATCACCCCGTTCATGGTGAAGAAGGCGGCGTTGAGCTTGCGCAGATCTCGTGGGGAGACCAGGCTGTGCTCATAGAGCAGCAAAACTGCGACGGCGGCGATGCCGATACGGCCTGGCCAGCCGAAATAGAAGAGGATGGCGAACCAGCCCAGCAGCACCACGACTGTTAGATGAAGGATGCGGGCCATCCAGAATGCGGCGTCGAGACCGAGGGCCTGCGGAATACTGAACAGGCCCGCAATTCGGTCGTGTTCCATATCCTGGCAGGCATAGAGAATGTCGAAGCCCGCGACCCAGCAGGTGACGATAGCAGTGAGCAGGGCGATGCGCAGGTCTAAAGAGCCGCGGACGGCGATCCAGGCGGCAGACGGCGCGATACCGAGCGCCAGCCCGAGAACGATGTGCGACCAGCGGGTGACGCGCTTCATGTAGCTGTAGCCCAGCAGCACTGCGAGGACGATAGGCGAAAGCTCCAGCGTCAGTGTGTTGAGTTGCCAGCAGGCCAGTTCAAAGACGGCGATCATCGTCAGGATGAAGGCGAGTACGAAGCCGCGCGAGAGCAATCCGGCCGGAATGGCCCGGGTGCTGGTGCGGGGGTTAGCGGCGTCGAGCGCGGCGTCGGCCCAGCGATTGAAAGCCATGGCCGCGGACCGCGCGGAGACCATCGCGACCAGAATCCAGCCGAGGGTTCGCATCGAAGGAAGGCCCTGCGCCGCGAGCAGTGCGCCGGTCAGCGCAAACGGGAGCGCGAAGATCGAGTGCTCCCACTTGATCATTTCCAGCGTGATCCTGGTTTTCGCCCAAAGGGTAGTCATAAAAACGTAATCAGCCCACTCTTCAGTGTACTTGAGGGATCGACGATGGTAGGTTGGAACGAATCTCCGAGGAGGACGCTTGAACCCTCCGGAATCTCTCATTCCTAACCGCATACCTGAGCGCTGGCGCTGGCTCTTTGCTATCGCAGGGTGCCTGGGTTTAGCGATTGCGTCGCCGCCCTTGAGGGCGCAGAGCTTCGATGCCACCAATCTGCGCGTACCGGCAGAGCTGGGTGCAACCGGCGTCTTCATCGGTGGAGATGACCCCGCCTTCGCGCATCCCAACTATGACGACTCGAAGTGGCTCTCCGCCAACGACAAACGACCGGTACGCATGATCATTCCTTCCAGCCAACCGGAAATCGTCTGGCAGCGCATACACGTGAAGGTTTCGCCCGACGAGACCGGATTGGCTGTCAAAGCCTTCGATGTCGCTGATGCCTTTGAGCTTTTTGTGAACGGTCAGAAGTTGCTCGAATCTGGCCGGTTTGCTCCCCTGGTTCGCTACACTGAGGGCGCAAGGCTTGTGGCGCGAATTCCAGATGCTCAGATCGCA is drawn from Acidicapsa acidisoli and contains these coding sequences:
- the pheA gene encoding prephenate dehydratase, yielding MTKIAIQGEPGSFSHEAATRLAAEMGEDARIIPFSLSAEAFAALSRCDVDSAVIPIENSLAGSVTEHFDLMLTHDVTIVREALLRIRHNLIAISGASLNQIDRVFSHPVALAQCRRFLSEHPKMESFAFYDTAGSVKQLVELRDRHAAAIASAEAASYYGAQILVSGVEDNPENYTRFFYLRRLADAVPNPHANKLSLAFTVENRVGTLVAALSELAKEGTNLTKIESRPVHGRPWEYVFYVDCQLHSPADGTRAIEALRTHCSMVKELGRYVEAAR
- a CDS encoding UbiA-like polyprenyltransferase, translating into MTTLWAKTRITLEMIKWEHSIFALPFALTGALLAAQGLPSMRTLGWILVAMVSARSAAMAFNRWADAALDAANPRTSTRAIPAGLLSRGFVLAFILTMIAVFELACWQLNTLTLELSPIVLAVLLGYSYMKRVTRWSHIVLGLALGIAPSAAWIAVRGSLDLRIALLTAIVTCWVAGFDILYACQDMEHDRIAGLFSIPQALGLDAAFWMARILHLTVVVLLGWFAILFYFGWPGRIGIAAVAVLLLYEHSLVSPRDLRKLNAAFFTMNGVIATVFLAFVAADLWFKH